A stretch of Usitatibacter palustris DNA encodes these proteins:
- a CDS encoding CoA pyrophosphatase, which yields MTRDEIRSRLASHPPLAELLTADDLEKQKLDGPGALVPAAVLLLVVAHEKGQSVLFTQRTAHLNAHAGQISFPGGRYQDGDDSPEATALREAEEEVGLPPDRVEILGRLPDYHTATGFKVTPIVGWVEPPLTYRPDPEEVAEVFEVPLEFLLDARNHQYESAFYKGRTRHYWAMPYGPRYIWGATAGMLVTFQRIVHFGA from the coding sequence GTGACCCGCGACGAGATTCGCAGCCGCCTTGCTTCGCATCCGCCGCTCGCGGAGTTGCTCACCGCCGACGACCTCGAGAAGCAGAAGCTCGATGGCCCCGGGGCCCTGGTCCCGGCGGCCGTCCTTCTATTAGTAGTGGCGCACGAGAAGGGCCAATCCGTCCTCTTTACCCAGCGCACGGCCCACCTCAATGCTCATGCCGGCCAGATCAGCTTCCCGGGCGGGCGCTACCAGGATGGCGACGACAGCCCCGAGGCCACCGCCCTGCGGGAAGCCGAGGAGGAGGTGGGCCTGCCCCCCGACCGGGTCGAGATCCTGGGCCGGCTCCCCGACTACCACACCGCCACCGGGTTCAAGGTGACCCCCATCGTAGGCTGGGTTGAGCCGCCGCTCACTTACCGCCCGGATCCCGAGGAAGTCGCGGAAGTCTTTGAAGTTCCACTGGAATTTCTCCTGGACGCCCGCAACCACCAGTACGAAAGCGCCTTTTACAAGGGCCGTACCCGCCATTACTGGGCCATGCCGTATGGGCCGCGGTACATCTGGGGGGCAACCGCCGGGATGCTCGTGACGTTTCAACGGATCGTGCATTTCGGGGCTTGA
- the maiA gene encoding maleylacetoacetate isomerase, protein MILYDYFRSSAAYRVRIALSLKGLAPERRFVHLRKGEQRAAQFLDVNPQGLVPALVDGSQVFTQSLAIIEYLDETHPQPPLLPASPGDRAWVRSVAQAIACDIHPIDNLRVLIHLKDAFGADQAARDEWYRHWIREGFNAIERQLVARATGPCCFGATPTLADVFLIPQVANAARMDMTLDPWPRIRAINDHCTALPAFAAAHPTRQPDAEP, encoded by the coding sequence ATGATCCTCTACGACTACTTCCGCTCTTCCGCCGCGTATCGCGTGCGCATCGCGCTGAGCCTGAAGGGCCTCGCCCCCGAGAGGCGCTTCGTCCACTTGCGCAAGGGCGAGCAGCGCGCCGCGCAGTTCCTCGACGTGAATCCCCAGGGGCTGGTGCCCGCGCTGGTCGACGGATCGCAGGTCTTCACGCAATCGCTCGCGATCATCGAATACCTCGACGAGACGCACCCGCAGCCACCGCTTCTCCCCGCGAGCCCGGGCGATCGCGCATGGGTGCGCTCGGTGGCGCAAGCCATCGCCTGCGACATCCATCCGATCGACAACCTGCGCGTGCTCATTCACTTGAAGGACGCGTTCGGCGCCGACCAGGCCGCACGCGACGAGTGGTATCGCCACTGGATCCGCGAGGGATTCAACGCGATCGAGCGCCAGCTCGTGGCGCGCGCCACCGGCCCCTGCTGCTTCGGCGCCACGCCCACGCTCGCTGACGTCTTCCTCATCCCGCAGGTGGCCAATGCCGCCCGCATGGACATGACGCTGGACCCCTGGCCGCGCATCCGCGCGATCAACGACCACTGCACCGCCCTGC